In Methanobacterium bryantii, the following proteins share a genomic window:
- a CDS encoding eL43 family ribosomal protein has translation MTKKNLCPRCGSKKMKWHDPQLGIWECGSCGYRGSVVVEDSSVQKKVKEAKKMERLSWKRQLK, from the coding sequence ATGACAAAGAAAAATTTGTGTCCGCGATGTGGTTCCAAAAAAATGAAATGGCATGACCCCCAACTAGGGATCTGGGAATGTGGAAGCTGCGGATATCGGGGTTCTGTAGTCGTAGAAGACAGCAGTGTGCAAAAAAAGGTTAAAGAAGCTAAAAAAATGGAACGGCTCTCCTGGAAACGGCAGCTCAAGTAG